In Quercus robur chromosome 11, dhQueRobu3.1, whole genome shotgun sequence, the following proteins share a genomic window:
- the LOC126707237 gene encoding probable pectinesterase/pectinesterase inhibitor 12, producing the protein MASSNILKLCLLLYAISLSRTWALNSSSSSSSSSSSSMKYSQHSSSIKSVCKTTPYPDVCFGSLKLSTNISDETSPNINTYLLYTLQTAISESKQLSNLLLDAANSNNIIQKQKGTIPDCKELQQITMSCLQRTVSLVPQDAPINQRKLADAIAYLSAALTNKNTCLEGLDSASGPLKPALLSSINETYMYVSIALSILSSQKSHNKRRLMDMGVPTWISKKLKSRTRILESEFDLSKVLTVAADGTGNFTTITDAINFAPNNSNDKTHIHVKPGLYEENVEIPSYKTHIVLFGDGADITTITGKRSVGDGWTTFRSATLAVSGNDFLARDICIENWAGAKKHQAVALRVNADFAALYKCHINGYQDTLYVHSFRQFYRECDILGTIDFILGNAAVVFQGCNIWSRMPMPGQFTVITAQSRESRDEDTGISIQNCSIFATNDLYSSSSNVKSYLGRPWMAYSRTVYLNSHIGYFINPAGWTQWSNYSDDQELETLYYGEYDNSGPGSSTDDRVQWKGYHIMDVDAAYNFIVSEFINSDEWLDSTAFPYDHGV; encoded by the exons ATGGCTTCCTCCAATATTCTGAAGCTTTGTTTGCTCCTCTACGCAATCAGCTTGTCAAGAACATGGGCTctcaactcttcttcttcttcttcttcttcttcttcttcttctatgaaATATTCCCAACATTCGTCCTCCATAAAATCTGTATGCAAAACCACACCATACCCAGATGTCTGTTTCGGCTCATTGAAACTCTCCACCAATATCTCAGATGAGACCAGTCCAAACATCAACACCTACCTCCTTTACACCCTCCAAACCGCAATATCCGAGTCTAAACAGCTTTCCAATCTGCTCTTGGATGCCGCAAACTCAAATAATatcatccaaaaacaaaaaggaaccaTCCCGGACTGCAAGGAActccaacaaatcaccatgtcttGTTTACAAAGAACAGTGTCCCTAGTCCCGCAGGATGCACCCATTAATCAACGGAAACTTGCCGATGCAATAGCTTACCTCAGCGCAGCACTCACAAACAAGAACACATGCTTGGAGGGTTTGGATTCAGCTTCGGGTCCTTTGAAGCCAGCCCTACTGAGTTCCATTAATGAAACTTATATGTATGTAAGTATTGCTCTTTCCATTTTGTCTAGCCAAAAAAGCCATAATAAAAGGCGCCTCATGGACATGGGTGTTCCAACGTGGATttcaaagaaattaaagagTCGGACTCGGATATTGGAGAGTGAATTTGACCTGAGTAAGGTGCTGACTGTGGCTGCTGATGGAACTGGAAACTTCACCACCATCACCGATGCTATCAACTTTGCTCCAAACAATAGCAATGATAAAACACATATCCATGTGAAACCAGGACTTTATGAAGAAAATGTGGAAATCCCATCTTACAAGACTCACATTGTTCTGTTCGGAGATGGAGCCGATATTACTACAATTACTGGTAAGAGAAGCGTGGGGGACGGCTGGACAACTTTCAGATCTGCAACTCTAG CGGTGTCTGGCAATGACTTTCTGGCACGAGACATATGTATAGAGAATTGGGCTGGAGCAAAGAAACATCAAGCAGTTGCCTTGAGAGTAAATGCGGATTTTGCAGCTTTGTACAAGTGCCATATTAATGGTTACCAGGATACATTGTATGTCCATTCCTTTCGACAATTCTACCGAGAGTGTGACATATTGGGGACTATAGATTTCATACTTGGGAATGCAGCAGTGGTATTTCAAGGATGTAATATTTGGTCTAGAATGCCAATGCCAGGCCAATTCACAGTTATCACAGCACAGTCTCGTGAAAGCCGAGATGAGGACACTGGAATTTCCATCCAGAATTGTTCAATTTTTGCTACAAATGATTTGTACTCTAGTTCTAGCAATGTGAAAAGCTACTTAGGAAGGCCATGGATGGCGTACTCTCGGACAGTCTATCTAAATTCCCACATTGGCTACTTCATTAACCCAGCTGGATGGACACAGTGGTCCAATTATAGTGATGATCAAGAATTAGAAACTTTGTACTACGGAGAGTATGACAATAGTGGGCCCGGCTCATCAACTGATGATAGAGTTCAATGGAAAGGGTATCACATAATGGATGTTGATGCTGCATATAATTTCATAGTGTCAGAGTTCATCAATAGTGATGAATGGTTGGATTCCACTGCATTTCCTTATGATCATGGGGTTTAA
- the LOC126707239 gene encoding probable pectinesterase/pectinesterase inhibitor 12 — MASFIILKFFLLLSAISVLRTWALNSSSSSSTTSLQYSQSLSSIKSICKTTPYPDVCFDSLKLSIGISININPNIITYLLQTLQTAISESENLSNLFLDAGRHSNIIEKQRGTIQDCKEVHQITLSALQRSVSRIHDASNNKQKLADARAYLSAALTNKNTCLEGLDSASGPLKPTLLNSIHDTYKHVSNSLSIMSSQKGHTNRRLMDMGVPTWISRKLDSRTRILESEYDHVLTVATDGTGNFTTITDAINFAPNNSYNERTFIYVKQGVYEENVEIPDYKPNIVLLGDGADVTLITGDRSMGDGWTIFRSATLGVSGDGFLARDISVENKAGAEKYQAVALRINADLVALYKCSISGFQDTLYVHSFRQFYRECDILGTIDFIFGNAAVVFQGCNIVSRMPMPGQFTVITAQSRDTLDENTGISFQNCSILGTNDLYSNSSSVKSYLGRPWRVYSQTVYLESYIDNFIDPAGWTQWASDDDRGLDTLYYGEYDNYGPGSSTDYRVTWPGYHVMDIFDAYNFTVSEFITGDEWLDSTSFPYDDGV; from the exons ATGGCTTCCTTCATtattctgaaattttttttgctcctCTCTGCAATTAGCGTGTTAAGAACATGGGCTctcaactcttcttcttcttcttccacaaCTTCTCTGCAATATTCCCAATCTTTGTCCTCCATAAAATCTATCTGCAAAACCACACCATACCCAGATGTCTGTTTTGACTCATTGAAGCTCTCCATCGGTATCTCAATTAATATCAATCCAAACATCATCACCTACCTCCTTCAAACACTCCAAACCGCAATATCCGAGTCTGAAAACCTTTCCAATCTGTTCTTGGATGCTGGACGTCACTCAAATATCATCGAAAAACAAAGAGGAACCATCCAGGACTGCAAAGAAGTCCATCAAATCACCTTATCTGCTTTACAAAGATCAGTGTCCCGAATCCATGATGCATCCAATAATAAACAGAAACTAGCCGATGCAAGAGCTTACCTTAGCGCAGCACTCACAAACAAGAACACATGCTTGGAAGGCCTGGATTCAGCTTCGGGTCCTTTGAAGCCAACTCTACTGAATTCCATACATGACACTTACAAGCACGTAAGTAATTCTCTTTCAATTATGTCTAGCCAAAAAGGCCATACTAATAGGCGCCTCATGGACATGGGTGTTCCAACATggatttcaagaaaattagaCAGTCGGACTCGGATATTGGAGAGTGAATATGACCATGTCCTAACTGTGGCTACTGATGGAACTGGAAATTTCACTACAATCACTGATGCTATCAATTTTGCTCCAAACAATAGCTATAATGAGAGAACATTTATCTATGTTAAACAAGGGGTTTATGAGGAAAATGTGGAAATCCCAGATTACAAGCCCAATATTGTTCTGCTCGGGGATGGAGCTGATGTTACTCTCATTACTGGTGACAGAAGTATGGGCGATGGCTGGACCATTTTCAGATCTGCAACTCTTG GGGTATCTGGTGATGGCTTTCTAGCACGAGACATATCTGTTGAGAATAAGGCTGGAGCAGAGAAGTATCAAGCGGTTGCCTTGAGAATAAATGCGGACTTGGTTGCATTGTACAAGTGCTCCATTAGTGGTTTCCAAGATACACTGTATGTTCATTCCTTTCGACAATTCTACCGAGAGTGTGACATATTAGGGACTATAGATTTTATATTTGGGAATGCTGCAGTGGTATTTCAAGGATGTAACATTGTGTCCAGGATGCCAATGCCTGGCCAATTCACGGTTATCACAGCACAGTCTCGTGACACATTGGATGAAAACACTGGAATCTCCTTTCAGAATTGTTCAATTTTGGGTACAAATGATTTATACTCTAATTCTAGTAGTGTCAAAAGCTACCTAGGAAGGCCATGGAGAGTGTACTCTCAAACAGTCTACTTAGAGTCGTATATTGACAACTTCATTGACCCAGCTGGGTGGACACAATGGGCTAGTGATGATGATCGAGGATTAGATACTTTGTATTATGGAGAATATGATAATTATGGGCCTGGCTCATCAACAGATTATAGAGTTACATGGCCAGGGTACCACGTGATGGATATTTTTGATGCATATAATTTTACAGTGTCAGAGTTCATTACTGGTGATGAATGGTTGGATTCCACTTCATTTCCTTACGATGATGGGGTTTAA